In Nicotiana tabacum cultivar K326 chromosome 11, ASM71507v2, whole genome shotgun sequence, a single window of DNA contains:
- the LOC107803989 gene encoding uncharacterized protein LOC107803989 gives MQTRGHNRLVIEQDYDEDVRPYIEHLMDGQNYSRAQPYIEQLMDSQNYSDAQAHDGQSNELNSSNGGTEIQHDDKSGNSEAKKVRGPTLLKDIWKLPPGKIIDVPFNNRNQAIGKEGRKHASFLGIIARTPELTPLHVDDWRNFDNEEKKKLVNFVRKKFSIPKCGEAWVLKSIGKKWKDYKCSLKGHTI, from the exons ATGCAAACTAGAGGTCACAACCGACTGGTAATTGAACAAGATTATGATGAAGATGTGAGACCTTATATTGAGCACTTGATGGATGGTCAAAACTACTCTAGAGCCCAGCCATATATTGAGCAATTGATGGATAGTCAGAACTACTCTGACGCTCAAGCACATGATGGTCAATCTAATGAGTTGAATAGTTCTAATGGTGGCACTGAGATTCAACATGATGACAAGTCAG GTAATTCAGAAGCAAAAAAGGTTCGTGGGCCTACTTTACTAAAAGATATTTGGAAACTTCCGCCGGGGAAGATAATTGATGTACCATTTAATAATCGTAACCAAGCTATTGGAAAAGAGGGTCGAAAGCATGCTAGTTTTCTAGGAATTATCGCCAGAACTCCAGAACTAACACCTCTACATGTAGATGATTGGAGAAATTTTGACaacgaagaaaagaagaaattggtcAATTTTGTGAGG AAGAAGTTCTCTATCCCAAAATGTGGAGAAGCGTGGGTCTTAAAGTCAATAGGAAAGAAATGGAAAGATTACAAGTGCAGTTTGAAGG GTCATACAATCTAA